One part of the Caproiciproducens sp. CPB-2 genome encodes these proteins:
- the dapA gene encoding 4-hydroxy-tetrahydrodipicolinate synthase translates to MKKLIFSGSGVAIITPMNEDGSVNYDVLGDLVEFHIANGTDSIIACGTTGESATLDHEEHCKVIEYIIKKTKKRIPVIAGSGSNDTRYAAELSLTAQELGADALLMVTPYYNKTSQAGLVKHYHYVADRVKLPIIVYNVPSRTGCNIKPETYLELSKHPNINAAKEANGDISALARTISLCGDELHIYSGEDNQTLPILSLGGKGIISVFANIMPKEMHQICADFFDGNLAASRAAFLKYLELMDALFMDVNPIPVKAAMKMLGFNSGSCRLPLTAMSEEAEVKLAMVLKKYNLLK, encoded by the coding sequence ATGAAAAAGCTTATTTTCAGCGGTTCCGGCGTCGCGATCATTACGCCGATGAACGAGGACGGTTCCGTGAATTATGACGTTTTGGGCGATCTCGTCGAATTTCATATCGCCAACGGGACGGATTCCATTATCGCCTGCGGTACAACAGGGGAATCGGCAACATTAGACCACGAAGAGCATTGCAAGGTCATCGAATACATCATTAAAAAGACGAAGAAACGGATTCCGGTCATTGCGGGCTCCGGCAGCAACGACACCCGCTACGCGGCAGAGCTGTCCCTGACCGCTCAGGAGCTTGGCGCGGACGCTCTTTTAATGGTTACACCCTACTACAATAAAACCTCTCAGGCGGGTCTGGTAAAGCATTATCACTATGTGGCGGACCGTGTAAAGCTTCCGATCATCGTCTACAACGTACCGTCCAGAACGGGCTGCAATATCAAACCGGAAACGTATCTGGAGCTTTCCAAACACCCGAATATCAATGCTGCAAAAGAGGCGAACGGGGATATTTCCGCTCTGGCGAGAACCATTTCCCTTTGCGGCGACGAGCTGCATATTTACTCCGGAGAAGACAATCAGACGCTGCCCATTCTTTCTTTGGGCGGAAAGGGAATCATCTCCGTATTCGCGAATATCATGCCAAAAGAAATGCACCAAATCTGCGCGGATTTCTTTGACGGCAACCTTGCCGCCAGCCGTGCGGCCTTTTTGAAATACCTTGAGCTGATGGACGCACTGTTCATGGATGTGAACCCGATCCCGGTGAAGGCGGCCATGAAAATGCTCGGATTCAACAGCGGAAGCTGCCGCCTGCCGTTAACGGCGATGAGTGAAGAAGCGGAAGTAAAACTCGCAATGGTTCTTAAAAAATATAATTTATTAAAATAA
- the dapB gene encoding 4-hydroxy-tetrahydrodipicolinate reductase yields MTRMIICGCNGKMGREVSACVALRDDCRVVGGIDMNTEAKEDYPVFAKPADINVDADVIVDFSNPALLASLLQYAQIHKTPLVLCTTGYNKAQVEALTRVSEDVPVFYSGNMSLGINLLIELSKKAAKVLGSGFDVEIIEKHHNQKVDAPSGTALMLADGISSVMNENAHYIYDRHSQRKKREANEIGIHSVRGGTIVGEHEVIFAGHHEVITLAHSAQSKEVFAVGAINAAVYLAKMPAGLYNMSDLLK; encoded by the coding sequence ATGACAAGGATGATTATCTGCGGATGCAACGGCAAGATGGGCCGTGAGGTTTCGGCCTGTGTGGCGCTGCGGGACGACTGCAGGGTCGTAGGCGGAATCGATATGAATACGGAGGCGAAGGAGGATTATCCGGTTTTTGCGAAACCGGCGGATATCAATGTCGACGCCGATGTCATTGTCGATTTTTCCAACCCCGCCCTTCTCGCTTCTCTGCTCCAGTATGCGCAGATTCATAAAACGCCGCTTGTTCTGTGCACCACCGGTTATAACAAAGCGCAGGTGGAAGCGCTCACCCGTGTTTCCGAAGATGTCCCCGTATTTTATTCGGGCAATATGTCGCTGGGGATCAACCTGCTGATCGAATTGTCCAAAAAGGCGGCGAAAGTGCTGGGCAGCGGCTTCGATGTGGAGATTATAGAGAAACACCATAATCAGAAAGTCGACGCGCCGAGCGGCACCGCACTCATGCTGGCTGACGGCATTTCATCCGTCATGAACGAAAATGCGCACTATATTTACGACCGGCATTCCCAGAGGAAGAAGCGCGAAGCAAACGAAATAGGGATTCATTCCGTTCGTGGGGGAACCATTGTCGGCGAACATGAAGTGATTTTTGCCGGACATCATGAAGTGATCACGCTTGCTCATTCCGCGCAGTCAAAAGAGGTTTTTGCCGTCGGGGCGATCAACGCGGCCGTTTATCTGGCAAAGATGCCCGCAGGACTTTATAACATGTCTGATTTATTAAAATAG
- a CDS encoding ACT domain-containing protein encodes MSTEPMITTSNEITLITLQNCPSELTFTADVFQKISGFGVNVDMISLAPTHGAFTSISFTISDNDLDKILTFTSDLHDNSNIKTIVSSGNCKISVYDQGMKDTPGVAAKVFAAAAKSETDVRIITTSEVDISLLVTAADFDQTLNEIEKCLKK; translated from the coding sequence ATGAGTACGGAACCAATGATCACCACTTCAAATGAAATTACCCTGATCACGCTGCAGAACTGTCCTTCCGAGCTGACCTTTACCGCCGATGTTTTTCAGAAAATTTCGGGGTTCGGAGTCAATGTGGATATGATTTCACTTGCGCCGACGCACGGGGCTTTCACTTCCATTTCCTTTACGATTTCCGACAACGATCTGGATAAAATTCTGACCTTTACATCCGATCTTCATGACAATTCCAATATTAAGACCATTGTCAGCAGCGGAAACTGCAAAATTTCCGTCTATGACCAGGGAATGAAGGACACTCCCGGCGTGGCGGCGAAGGTTTTTGCGGCGGCGGCGAAGAGCGAAACGGACGTACGGATTATCACAACCTCTGAGGTAGACATCTCCCTGCTGGTTACGGCGGCGGATTTTGACCAGACGCTGAACGAAATCGAAAAGTGTCTGAAGAAATAA
- a CDS encoding YfhO family protein, with product MKKNGSLLLAPASVMVIMLSVFFVSRMFPFGYNTLSWCDMDQQVIPFLMDFKDILSGKANMFLNMQNAGGMSFWGVFLFFISSPFSFLVAFVNKADFYLFMNILVLLKMMACAFTASLFFRFRFKKLGVLQNTAISVMYAFCGYAMFYYQNHVWLDVMYLFPILLIGLIKLADEGKILWYVLSFSAILTVNFYLSYMVSIFLVLASGVYVCFFAKKGTRRKNILLLGVSTLITALITAVVWLPSLMQYTASARTSDLFTSLRVGGLISRLDTTFTVILCSGAIFAALIVYLFFAKRLPPNTNFVFFLFILTMIPVFIEPINKMWQTGNYQAFPVRYGYITIFFGLILLAAVLSEINQENRLTSSSPLAVFGGMLAVSAVFLAECLIFYKEYDVVRIYTETLWGNSASFRLLLLFSLVAGLAYLVLLLLYQFRLLGKTAFSVLLCIMVVLECVFNSGVYVASAANNGKTEAAVIDLSGRIGDDSLYRVKSEEKYFDVNLMGSLGYHTLSHYTSLTGENFMYTMKKLGYSSYWMEVNSNGGTKLTDAIMGNRYTILRRGTSFSKEQKVFYQNEKYEIREKEDTLPVGFVVHSDDIQAFSTLPDTTRLNIQQFVFESLFHTQDKLFTYYEPTLLNNIAYTAGERYSLTFPDNSAEGSVVYRIPVQGTETLYFDCFDRLSNSLIEHINSSFNILINGMTVQDDYPNQSSNGLLNLGTFRDQTVEVEIQVLKEVDVKSFGIAGLKDDVLKKAVSGTAAAQLKQSGNRITGTADAADDQSYLFLPITDGRGYTATVNGKKTDINCVLDSMMAIRLDKGKNEISVSYIPPGFSLGSCLSAAGIAALILFLIFLRKGLYRKIRFLELPAVFLFTVLFIGVFVAVYIFPVVIYYWR from the coding sequence ATGAAAAAAAACGGCTCTTTGTTGTTGGCGCCTGCTTCGGTGATGGTGATTATGCTTTCGGTATTTTTTGTAAGCAGGATGTTTCCTTTTGGATACAACACTCTCTCATGGTGCGATATGGACCAGCAGGTCATCCCTTTTCTGATGGACTTTAAAGATATCCTGTCCGGAAAAGCAAACATGTTTCTGAATATGCAGAACGCCGGGGGCATGAGCTTCTGGGGCGTATTCCTGTTTTTTATCAGCAGCCCGTTCAGCTTTCTGGTTGCCTTTGTCAATAAGGCCGATTTCTATCTTTTCATGAATATTCTGGTCCTTCTGAAAATGATGGCATGCGCGTTTACGGCAAGCCTCTTTTTTCGCTTTCGATTCAAAAAGCTCGGTGTGCTGCAAAACACGGCGATCTCCGTGATGTATGCCTTCTGCGGCTACGCCATGTTTTACTACCAGAACCACGTATGGCTGGACGTCATGTACCTTTTCCCGATTCTTCTGATCGGCCTGATCAAGCTGGCTGACGAAGGAAAAATCCTGTGGTATGTCCTGTCTTTTTCAGCGATACTGACAGTGAATTTCTATCTAAGCTATATGGTATCCATTTTTTTGGTACTGGCATCCGGAGTCTATGTCTGTTTCTTCGCGAAAAAGGGGACACGCCGGAAAAATATTTTGCTTCTGGGAGTTTCCACCCTGATTACCGCTTTGATTACCGCCGTGGTCTGGCTTCCCTCCCTGATGCAGTATACGGCTTCCGCCAGAACCAGCGACCTGTTTACGAGCTTAAGAGTGGGTGGGCTGATTTCCAGACTGGACACGACGTTTACCGTGATTCTGTGCTCGGGTGCGATCTTTGCCGCGCTGATTGTCTATTTGTTTTTTGCGAAAAGGCTTCCGCCGAATACGAACTTTGTGTTTTTCCTGTTTATCCTGACAATGATACCGGTTTTCATAGAACCGATCAATAAAATGTGGCAGACCGGAAACTATCAGGCTTTTCCGGTCCGCTACGGATATATCACCATTTTTTTCGGCCTGATTCTGCTTGCCGCCGTATTATCGGAAATCAATCAGGAAAACCGCCTTACGTCAAGCAGCCCGCTGGCCGTATTTGGCGGGATGCTGGCGGTCAGCGCCGTATTCCTTGCGGAATGCCTGATTTTTTATAAGGAGTATGATGTCGTCAGGATTTACACGGAAACCCTGTGGGGAAACAGCGCAAGCTTCCGGCTTCTGCTCCTGTTTTCTCTGGTCGCGGGACTTGCGTATCTCGTCCTTCTGCTGCTCTACCAGTTCAGGCTGCTGGGTAAAACCGCATTTTCCGTCCTGCTGTGCATCATGGTTGTACTGGAATGCGTATTTAATTCCGGCGTTTACGTGGCTTCCGCCGCCAACAACGGGAAAACCGAGGCAGCCGTCATCGATCTGAGCGGCCGGATCGGGGATGACTCCCTTTACCGCGTAAAATCCGAAGAAAAATACTTCGACGTAAACCTGATGGGCAGCCTGGGGTACCATACACTGAGCCATTATACGTCGCTGACGGGCGAAAACTTTATGTATACCATGAAGAAGCTCGGCTATTCGTCCTACTGGATGGAAGTCAACTCAAACGGCGGCACCAAGCTGACTGACGCCATAATGGGGAACCGGTACACGATTCTCCGCAGGGGAACTTCCTTCAGCAAGGAGCAGAAGGTTTTTTATCAAAATGAGAAATATGAGATCAGAGAAAAAGAGGACACTCTTCCCGTCGGATTTGTTGTTCATTCCGATGACATTCAGGCATTCAGCACTCTGCCGGACACGACCCGCCTCAACATTCAGCAGTTTGTCTTTGAATCCCTCTTTCATACACAGGACAAGCTGTTTACCTATTACGAGCCGACCCTTCTGAATAATATCGCCTATACTGCCGGCGAAAGATATTCTCTTACTTTTCCGGACAACAGCGCCGAGGGGTCGGTGGTTTACCGGATTCCGGTTCAGGGAACGGAAACGCTTTATTTCGACTGCTTTGACAGGCTGTCAAACAGCCTGATCGAGCATATCAACTCAAGCTTCAATATCCTAATAAACGGGATGACCGTACAGGACGATTATCCGAATCAAAGCAGTAACGGACTCCTGAATCTCGGCACCTTCCGCGACCAGACGGTGGAAGTGGAAATCCAGGTTTTAAAAGAAGTCGACGTGAAATCCTTTGGAATCGCCGGACTTAAGGACGATGTTTTAAAGAAAGCGGTCAGCGGTACCGCCGCCGCGCAGCTGAAGCAGTCCGGGAACCGGATTACCGGCACTGCGGACGCGGCCGACGACCAGTCCTATCTCTTCCTTCCGATTACGGACGGCAGGGGATATACCGCGACTGTAAACGGGAAAAAGACCGATATCAACTGCGTGCTGGATTCCATGATGGCGATCAGGCTGGACAAAGGAAAAAACGAAATCTCCGTTTCTTATATTCCGCCCGGGTTTTCCTTGGGAAGCTGTTTATCCGCCGCGGGGATCGCTGCTCTGATTCTTTTCCTGATATTTCTGAGAAAAGGACTCTACCGTAAAATTCGGTTCCTGGAACTGCCGGCGGTTTTCTTATTTACGGTTTTGTTCATCGGCGTTTTTGTCGCGGTTTATATTTTCCCCGTAGTCATCTATTACTGGAGGTAA
- the tyrS gene encoding tyrosine--tRNA ligase: MGVFEELKARGLIAQMTDEEKIQDLLNNHKTTFYIGFDPTADSLHVGHFVQIMVMAHMQRAGHTPIALFGGGTGMVGDPSGKSDMRKMLTKEEIDHNIACFQKQMSRLVDFSEGKAIMANNGDWLLNLNYIEFLRDVGVHFSVNRMLAAECYKQRLERGLSFFELNYMIMQSYDFLELNHRYNCQLELGGDDQWSNIIGGVELIRRKEGKEAYGMTFTLLTTSEGKKMGKTEKGAVWLDPEKTTPFDFYQYWRNIGDDDVIKCLKILTFLPLSEIDELAKLEGGELNKAKEILAFEVTKLIHGEQEALKAQEGARALFGSGENTDNMPSTDITSSDFTDGEIGVLDLLVLTKLAPSKGEGRRLIDQGGISVDSVKILSSTEKLSLNRFEKKYVVIKKGKKVFHKVNLVD, translated from the coding sequence ATGGGAGTTTTCGAAGAACTCAAAGCAAGGGGCTTGATTGCCCAGATGACGGACGAGGAGAAGATTCAGGATCTTCTCAACAATCACAAAACCACATTCTATATCGGGTTTGATCCGACAGCCGACAGCCTGCACGTAGGCCACTTTGTGCAGATTATGGTCATGGCGCACATGCAGAGAGCCGGCCATACGCCGATTGCGCTGTTCGGCGGCGGAACGGGCATGGTCGGCGATCCTTCCGGAAAATCCGATATGCGCAAAATGCTGACCAAAGAGGAAATCGACCACAATATCGCCTGCTTCCAAAAGCAGATGTCCCGTCTGGTTGATTTTTCGGAAGGCAAAGCGATTATGGCCAACAACGGCGACTGGCTTCTGAATCTGAATTATATTGAGTTTTTGCGTGATGTCGGCGTGCATTTTTCCGTCAACCGCATGCTTGCCGCGGAATGCTATAAGCAGCGTCTGGAAAGGGGACTCTCTTTCTTTGAGCTGAACTATATGATTATGCAGAGCTACGACTTTCTGGAGCTGAATCACCGGTACAACTGCCAGCTGGAGCTTGGCGGCGACGACCAGTGGAGCAATATTATCGGCGGCGTCGAGCTCATTCGCCGCAAAGAGGGGAAGGAAGCCTACGGCATGACGTTTACCCTGCTGACGACCAGCGAGGGCAAAAAGATGGGCAAAACCGAAAAGGGCGCCGTTTGGCTGGACCCCGAAAAGACCACGCCGTTTGACTTCTACCAGTACTGGCGAAATATCGGTGACGACGACGTTATCAAATGCCTGAAAATCCTTACGTTCCTTCCGCTGTCGGAAATCGATGAGCTTGCGAAGCTGGAGGGCGGGGAGCTCAACAAAGCCAAGGAAATTCTTGCGTTTGAGGTCACTAAGCTGATTCACGGCGAGCAGGAAGCGTTAAAGGCGCAGGAAGGTGCGCGCGCGCTGTTCGGCAGCGGCGAGAACACGGACAACATGCCTTCCACGGATATTACTTCATCCGATTTTACCGATGGGGAAATCGGCGTGCTTGATCTGCTGGTCCTGACAAAGCTGGCGCCTTCCAAAGGAGAGGGGAGACGTCTGATCGATCAGGGCGGTATTTCAGTCGATAGCGTGAAGATCCTTTCCAGCACGGAGAAACTTTCCCTGAACCGTTTCGAGAAAAAATATGTGGTGATCAAAAAGGGGAAAAAGGTGTTCCACAAAGTCAATCTGGTTGATTAA
- the recN gene encoding DNA repair protein RecN gives MLSQLYIENIAVIEKTGIDFHPGLNVLTGETGAGKSIVIDSINAILGERTSRELVRTGAHSAFVTAVFSDLGEQAVHKLAEFGYAPEEDGSVMIQREIHTDGKTVCRINGRPATVSVLKEIGVVLISIHGQHESYDLLSPDLHIRYIDRMGVPEALLSEYRAAFSNMQHIKSALDAFDMDEAQKARQIDLLTYQVNELEAAGLRAGEQEELNKTRTRYLNSEKIASAIHTAQSALNGEESFDGALSAVVSASDALSETEKYLPEIHELSERIKNIRYDLEDCGEELRGFSSELEYDPADLERIEDRLDVLYRLGLKYGGSVENMIGFLETSKAQLEDIQLSDEKILQMTKEYQKAKAEAERLAKKISGCRREAARAFTKRVKEELRFLDMPNIDFQVQQEDCPLNPFGCDKLQFLISVNAGEPAKPIAKIASGGELSRIMLSIKTVLAGKDDIDTLIFDEVDTGISGSAAQKVGLKLHEVAGHRQVICVTHLAQIAALADTQFLIKKQVRENRTFTDVAELDYEGRKQELARIMGGAQITPLLLENAAEMLRLAKKHGSS, from the coding sequence ATGCTTTCTCAGCTTTACATCGAAAATATTGCTGTGATTGAAAAGACCGGGATCGATTTTCACCCCGGCCTGAACGTTCTGACCGGAGAAACCGGAGCCGGAAAATCCATTGTTATTGATTCCATCAACGCAATTTTGGGGGAAAGAACCTCGCGTGAGCTTGTGCGGACCGGGGCTCATTCCGCTTTTGTCACCGCCGTTTTTTCCGACCTTGGGGAACAGGCCGTCCATAAGCTGGCGGAATTCGGCTATGCGCCGGAAGAAGACGGTTCCGTCATGATTCAGCGCGAAATCCATACCGACGGCAAAACCGTGTGCCGAATTAACGGCCGCCCGGCAACCGTATCCGTTTTGAAAGAGATCGGGGTCGTGCTGATCAGCATTCACGGCCAGCACGAGAGCTACGACCTGCTGTCGCCCGATTTACATATCCGGTACATCGACCGCATGGGCGTGCCCGAGGCACTGCTCTCGGAGTATCGCGCCGCTTTCAGCAATATGCAGCATATCAAAAGCGCTTTGGACGCTTTTGATATGGACGAGGCGCAGAAAGCGAGGCAGATTGATCTGCTGACCTATCAGGTCAACGAACTGGAGGCCGCCGGTCTGCGGGCCGGCGAGCAGGAAGAACTGAATAAAACCCGTACCCGCTATTTAAACAGCGAAAAGATTGCCTCGGCGATTCATACGGCGCAATCGGCCCTGAACGGGGAAGAAAGCTTTGACGGAGCTTTGTCCGCTGTTGTTTCGGCTTCGGACGCTCTGTCCGAAACGGAAAAATACCTGCCGGAAATCCATGAGCTTTCCGAAAGAATCAAAAATATCCGCTACGATCTGGAGGACTGCGGCGAAGAGCTCCGCGGTTTTTCCTCGGAACTGGAATATGATCCCGCAGACCTTGAAAGGATAGAGGACAGGCTGGACGTCCTCTATCGCCTTGGCCTGAAATACGGCGGCTCCGTGGAAAATATGATCGGTTTTCTCGAAACATCGAAGGCCCAGCTGGAGGACATCCAGCTTTCGGATGAAAAAATCCTGCAGATGACAAAGGAATATCAAAAGGCGAAGGCGGAAGCGGAAAGACTTGCGAAAAAGATTTCCGGCTGCCGCAGAGAGGCGGCACGGGCCTTTACGAAAAGGGTAAAGGAAGAGCTCCGCTTTCTCGATATGCCGAACATCGATTTTCAGGTACAGCAGGAGGACTGCCCACTGAATCCGTTCGGCTGCGACAAGCTTCAGTTCCTGATTTCGGTGAATGCGGGCGAACCGGCCAAGCCGATCGCAAAAATCGCTTCCGGCGGCGAGCTTTCCCGCATTATGCTTTCCATTAAGACGGTGCTTGCCGGGAAAGACGACATTGACACGTTGATTTTCGACGAGGTCGACACCGGCATCAGCGGAAGCGCGGCGCAGAAGGTCGGTTTAAAGCTGCATGAGGTCGCGGGCCACCGTCAGGTGATCTGCGTAACGCATCTGGCGCAGATAGCCGCTTTGGCCGACACACAGTTCTTAATCAAAAAGCAGGTCCGGGAGAACAGAACCTTCACCGACGTGGCTGAGCTGGATTACGAGGGAAGGAAACAGGAACTGGCAAGAATTATGGGCGGGGCGCAGATCACGCCGCTGCTGCTGGAAAATGCGGCCGAAATGCTCAGGCTTGCCAAAAAGCATGGCTCGTCTTGA